From a single Labrenzia sp. PHM005 genomic region:
- a CDS encoding ABC transporter ATP-binding protein, which yields MALMIEIQNLDIVFGHKGAEIHAVKNAALTVPEGESYGLVGESGSGKSTILRAMVGIVPHWSGTIKIDGTPLEHKRSIASRKHMQMVFQDPYGSLHPRKTVNDTLSEPLAIHGLDNRDDRIIRILNEVGLGPEFRFRYPHQLSGGQRQRVAIARALILEPRVLLLDEPTSALDVSVQAEILNLLSDLRRKHGLTYLMVSHDLAVVGHLCSKIAVMNRGEIIEEITEDQMRSGDVTHEYTRQLWTASHGYSREALQNFKEFA from the coding sequence ATTGCGCTGATGATCGAGATCCAGAATTTGGACATCGTGTTCGGGCACAAGGGCGCCGAAATCCACGCCGTGAAAAATGCAGCTCTCACTGTGCCTGAGGGCGAAAGCTACGGCCTGGTCGGCGAATCCGGTTCCGGCAAATCAACGATCCTGCGCGCCATGGTCGGGATCGTTCCGCACTGGAGCGGCACAATAAAGATTGACGGCACGCCGCTGGAGCACAAACGCTCCATCGCTTCCCGCAAACACATGCAGATGGTGTTTCAGGATCCTTACGGATCGCTGCACCCGCGCAAGACCGTCAATGACACGCTCAGCGAACCACTGGCCATTCATGGACTGGACAATCGGGATGATCGGATCATCCGCATCCTGAACGAGGTGGGCCTTGGGCCAGAATTCCGTTTCCGCTACCCGCACCAACTCTCCGGCGGCCAGCGCCAGCGCGTCGCCATTGCCCGGGCGCTGATCCTGGAACCCCGGGTTTTGTTGCTAGATGAGCCGACCAGCGCACTTGATGTGTCAGTCCAGGCGGAAATCCTGAACCTTCTGTCTGATCTCCGCCGCAAACATGGATTGACCTATTTGATGGTCAGTCATGATCTTGCAGTGGTTGGGCACCTGTGCAGCAAGATTGCAGTGATGAACCGGGGTGAAATCATCGAGGAAATCACCGAAGACCAAATGCGCTCCGGTGATGTCACGCATGAGTACACCCGCCAGCTCTGGACTGCCTCGCATGGCTACAGCCGCGAAGCCTTGCAGAATTTCAAAGAGTTCGCCTAG
- a CDS encoding ABC transporter ATP-binding protein: protein MNEIVHPMPTPEAQNTSPLISVRDLHVRFSTPKGPVHAVRGVSFDLGRERLGIVGESGSGKSQTGRALLRLTAGNGSIDASQMTFDGIDLMKANEKTMRSIRGSRISMIMQDPKYSLNPVMTVGAQIAESCRKHEKVSKAEARQRALAMLETVRIREPEKVYNLYPHQVSGGMGQRIMIAMMLITNPQVMIADEPTSALDVTVQMQVLALLDDMVRERGMGLVLISHDLHLVSSFCDRVLVMYGGRIMESLDAKHLDKAQHPYTKGLLNCLPQLDGKHDDLPVLKRDPSWMTGENHADGVLR from the coding sequence ATGAACGAGATTGTCCATCCGATGCCGACGCCTGAAGCACAAAATACGTCACCGTTGATATCCGTCCGCGATCTTCACGTCCGTTTTTCAACGCCCAAAGGCCCGGTACATGCGGTTAGAGGCGTCAGTTTCGATCTTGGCCGGGAGCGGCTCGGAATTGTCGGGGAATCCGGTTCCGGCAAATCCCAGACCGGCCGCGCGCTACTCAGGCTGACCGCTGGGAACGGCTCGATCGATGCCAGCCAGATGACCTTCGACGGTATTGATCTGATGAAGGCGAATGAAAAGACCATGCGGTCCATTCGCGGCTCGCGCATTTCTATGATCATGCAGGATCCGAAGTATTCGCTAAATCCTGTGATGACCGTTGGCGCCCAGATCGCAGAGAGCTGCCGCAAACACGAAAAAGTTTCTAAAGCAGAAGCACGGCAACGTGCCTTGGCCATGCTGGAAACCGTTCGAATCCGGGAGCCGGAAAAGGTCTACAATCTTTATCCGCACCAGGTTTCCGGCGGCATGGGCCAGCGCATCATGATCGCCATGATGCTGATCACCAATCCGCAGGTGATGATCGCGGACGAACCGACATCTGCTCTCGACGTAACCGTACAGATGCAAGTTCTGGCGCTTTTGGATGACATGGTCCGTGAACGCGGTATGGGCCTTGTGCTGATCAGCCACGACCTGCATCTGGTCTCAAGCTTTTGCGACCGGGTCCTAGTCATGTATGGCGGCAGGATCATGGAAAGCCTGGACGCCAAACATCTCGACAAGGCGCAACATCCTTACACCAAGGGCCTCTTGAATTGCTTGCCGCAGCTCGATGGTAAACATGACGATCTGCCTGTCCTGAAACGTGATCCATCCTGGATGACTGGCGAAAATCACGCCGATGGAGTATTGCGCTGA